One part of the Muntiacus reevesi chromosome 20, mMunRee1.1, whole genome shotgun sequence genome encodes these proteins:
- the ARMH2 gene encoding armadillo-like helical domain-containing protein 2, whose translation MAKTQAYYVQFWTQVLQYFVGLYHRLQKCWAALKGFCTKKEEEYIPPAESIFHKEKIMMLGNILTDNSLALEQRAQAAYRIGLLAFTGGPTAGNFAAEYMKEVAHLLQDYEMVPKIKILLLQSVASWCYLNPVSQRRAKHLQFIPILVNLFDDKLESTMKSETNSSLLVKFWGCYVLSVMTCNNLPCMQELKHCSSLKYHLEILANENWSGWPENFAEVLYFLIGFHRH comes from the exons ATGGCAAAGACTCAGGCTTATTATGTGCAGTTTTGGACTCAGGTTCTTCAGTATTTCGTGGGGCTATATCACCGCCtccagaaatgctgggctgcccTTAAGGGCTTCTGCACTAAGAAGGAGGAAGAATACATTCCTCCAGCTGAGAgtatttttcataaagaaaaaataatgatgctTGGCAATATTTTGACAGATAATTCTCTAGCCCTTGAACAGAGAGCTCAAGCTGCCTACAGGATTGGACTGCTGGCCTTTACAG GAGGACCCACTGCTGGGAATTTTGCAGCTGAGTACATGAAAGAAGTAGCACACTTGTTGCAAGATTACGAGATGGTACCCAAAATAAAGATCCTGCTGCTCCAGAGTGTCGCCTCTTGGTGTTACTTAAACCCTGTCAGCCAGAGAAGAGCCAAACATTTGCAGTTTATTCCTATTCTCGTCAATCTTTTTGATGACAAACTTGAGTCTACTatgaaaagtgaaacaaacagcAGCCTCCTTGTTAAATTTTGGGGTTGCTATGTTCTCTCCGTCATGACATGCAATAACTTGCCTTGTATGCAGGAGCTTAAACACTGCAGTTCTCTGAAATATCACTTGGAAATATTGGCCAATGAGAATTGGTCTGGATGGCCCGAGAATTTTGCAGAGGTGCTATATTTCCTCATTGGTTTTCACAGGCATTAA
- the GMNN gene encoding geminin isoform X2, translating into MSHSMKQKQEGLQENVKSSPVPRRTLKMIQPSTAGSLVGRENELVKGLSKQKHWNDQLISKTSSSGVVTDPEHSKNKTLGGVSQEAFDLMITENPSPQYWKEVAEKRRKALYEALKENEKLHKEIEQKDNEIARLKEENKELAEVAEHVQYMAEMIQRLSHEPLDNLESPYSQEFDPEQATAEDSE; encoded by the exons AGTAGTCCTGTTCCAAGAAGAACTCTGAAGATGATTCAGCCTTCTACGGCTGGATCTCTAGTTGGAAGAGAAAATGAG TTGGTTAAAGGCTTGTCCAAACAGAAACATTGGAATGACCAGTTAATATCTAAGACTTCCAGCTCTGGAGTTGTTACTGACCCAGaacatagtaaaaataaaactcttggaggaGTCAGCCAAGAAGCATTTGATCTTATGATTACAG aaaatccaTCCCCTCAATATTGGAAAGAAGTGGCGGAAAAACGGCGGAAGGCTCTCTATGAGGCCCttaaggaaaatgagaaa CTTCATAAAGAGATTGAACAAAAGGACAATGAAATTGCCCGCCTGAAGGAGGAGAATAAGGAACTGGCAGAAGTGGCAGAACATGTTCAGTATATGGCAGAGATGATACAG AGGCTGAGTCATGAACCTCTGGATAACCTTGAATCACCGTATAGTCAGGAATTTGATCCTGAACAGGCAACTGCTGAGGATTCTGAATGA